The Candidatus Zixiibacteriota bacterium sequence GCCGGCTATCGGAGCATTAAACACTCCGCCCGCAATCGACATATGGGCGCCTAAGAGCATATTTTATTTCCCTTCTTTTTTATCATCAAGGCCACGCTATTTAAGATTAATACCGAGGATTTTTATTTCGGTCATATCCTCGATAGCATATCTGACTCCCTCACGCCCCACCCCGGATTTTTTCATGCCGCCGTAAGGCTGGTGATCGGCACGATAAGTTGAAATGTCATTTATCATCACGCCGCCGACCTCAAGGTACTTAAAAGCATGAAAAATGTCTTTCAAGCGGTTGGTGAAAATCCCGGCCTGAAGGCCGTATTCGGAATTATTGATTTCCCTGACAGCATCTGCAAATTCCCGGTACCTGAACACCACCGCCAGCGGGGCAAAGGCTTCTTTAAAGCAGACTTTCATATCCGGTTTGACCTCGGCCAGAAGAGTCGGTTCCAGAACTCTTCCTTTTCGTTTCCCTCCAGCAATGACTCGTGCGCCGCCATCGACCGCTTCGTTAATCCAGCATTCGATTCGTTCCGCCGATTCATCATCGATCATCGGCCCCAAATCGATCTCCGCCTCGAGCGGATTGCCGATCCGCAGTCCGGCCATCTTCGGCAAAAATATTTCCAGAAATCGGTCATAGATTTTTTCCTGGAGATAAATCCTTTGAACCGATATGCATGATTGCCCCGCCTGGCCGAAAGCGCCGGTGATCAGGCGGGTGGAAGCAAATTCCAGGTCGGCATCATCAGCCACCGCCACTCCGGCGTTGCCGCCCAGCTCAAGGACGACTTTTTTATCTTTCGCTTTTTCCTTTATCCACCAGCCGATTTCGGGAGAACCGGTGAAAGTGATCAGCTTTACGCGCGGATCTTCGATGAGCGGCGCAGCCTCTTTGGCTGAGCCGGGCAAGATCGATACGGCTCCTTTAGGAAGATCGGTTTTGTCAATCAGCTCCGCCAGAAGAAGCGATATAATCGGTGTCTTTGAGGCCGGTTTGAGGACGATGCAATTACCCGAGGCGATCGCCGGGGCGATTTTATGCGCTACCAGATTTAAAGGAAAATTGAAAGGGGAGATTCCGGCCACCACGCCGAGCGGAAAGCGGCGGATCAGGCCAAGGCGCTCTTCGGAACCGGCGCTCCAGTCGAGGTCGACAATTTCGCCGCCGATTCTTTTGGCTTCCTCGGCGGAAACTTTGAAGACGCCGATGGCTCTTTTCACTTCAGCGACCGAATCGCGGCAAACCTTGCCGACCTCCAGAGTGAGCATTCCGGCAAACCTCTCCATATTTGCCTCCAGCCCGGCGGCAATACTCAGGCAGACTTCTTCTCTCTTATATGAGGGCAACTCACGGGTGATGGCAAAGGCTCTTTGGGCGGCCTCGATGGCCCTGGTATAATCGGCATGGGTGGCCAGAGCAGTGGTACCGACAAGACTGTCATCATAGGGTGAACGCACGGTCAACTTATTCTCGGAATCGACCCAGTTCCCCTGCAGGTACATCTTATAGTGATTGGCCATGACTCCATCCTCCATAGATATTTTCAGAATCAGAAATTGATAATAGATAAGAGATTTTCCGGTTCATATCAACCTCTTTACGACATTGAGGCACTCTTTTTGACCAAAATCCTCTCAGTATGGGAAACTTCCCATATCCAGAGCCTTTTCCGGCCTCTTTTGGTCTGCGTTTTGGCTCGGCGGGAATCTCATATCTAAACTCTCTCGTTTTCATGATTAAGCTCGGCTCCGGGCTAATCATATTTGGGACAATTAATTAGCGATCTTCAATTTCTGTTTTGGCGAGGCCTCAAAATGGGCGCGAAATATTTTTTCTGTTTGGCAGGACTTTTTCAGACAAGATAGGCAAAAGTAATAGCATGAGGAAGTGAACCAATGCGGAAACTTAAGAATACTGAAGGTTTTACCATCCTGGAAGTGATGATCGCGATAATTGTCCTGACCCTTTCGCTGCTGCTGCTGCTTAACATGGCAATGGTTGCGATGGATGGTAATGACTGGTCGAAACGGGCGACCATGTCGACCCAGCTTCTTCAGGAGAAGTTGGAACAACTGAGAACAGGCGAGGACCTGGAAAACGGCAGTGATGTCGTAAATCATATCCAGAGACAATGGACTGTAAGTACGGCCGCCAATCACCTTCGTCGCGTCGATATCGTAGCCTCATGGTGTAATCGCCGTGGTGATTCACTTTACAACAACATGACGGCGTTTATAAGAACCGATAGCATATAGGTGATGCCATGCTTAGTTCGAAACGTAAATGGCCGAATGATCGAGGCGTGTCGCTGATGGAAACGATGCTGGCGCTTTTTATGACCGGAATCGTGGCGGCCTCGCTTTTCGGCGTCTATATCAACCAGCATAAGAACTGGATGATCCAGGAGGAAATCACCGACAAGCAGCAGAATGCCCGGGCTGCCATCGATGAACTCACTCGCCAGATAAGAATGGCGGGATATGATCTTCCGTTGGGACTCAACGGCATCGAAGCTTACAACACCGATCCGGACACGATTGTTATTGCTTACGCGGATGCCGGCTGTGCTGCCCCGGTCGAGGAGGACATGATACAACCCTCGGACGATTTGGACTGTGACGGGCATGATATTTCGTGTTTTCATGAAGGACAGTGGGTTTATATTACTGATCCCGATTCCGGCGGCGGAGAGTTTTTCGAAATCACACAGGTCCAGACTGCTTCATCGCATATTCAGCATAATACTATGGCGTTGTCCAGATCCTATCCGGCCGGCTGCATAATTAAAGCCATCGAGCAGATTAAATACTATATCGATTTATCAGATTCAACTCACCCCAATTTGATGATGCAGCTTCCGGGGAAAGAACCCCAGGTTTATGCCGAGAATATCGAAGACATGCAATTTCGCTTCAAGATGAAAAACGGTATGATCGTTGATGTCCCGGCAATTCCCGGTGAAATAAGAGAGGTTTTAGTCGGACTGGTGGGAAGAACCGCCAAAGAGGATCCGGATTTCCCGAATGACCCCTATCGGCGAACCACATTTGCTTCCAGTATCAATGTCAGAAATCTTGATATTTAGAGGATATATCGAGCATAACTTTGATAGAACAGACAACCGGTTAATATGAAGAAGGTGTTTTATGATGAAGCCCAGAAAATTGTATAATGACAGAGGAGTGTCGTTGGTAGAAACGCTGGTGGCGCTCTTTATGACCGGAATCGTGGCGACCGCACTTTTCGGCGTTTATATCAATCAACACAAGAATTGGATGATCCAGGGAGACATCACCGACACACAGCAGAATGCTCGGGCCGCCATCGATGAACTCACCCGCCAAATAAGAATGGCCGGTTACGACCTGCCGCTCGGGTTGAACGGTATCGAGGCGAAAAACACCAATCCCGACACCATTGTGATAACCTATTCCAACAGCGGCTGTGATGCTCCGATTTCGCATGCCATGCCGCAACCCTCGGCGGAGTTGCGTTGTGACGGTTATGATGTCTCCTGTTTCTATGATGGTCAGTGGGTTTATATAATGGATCCCGATTCGGGCGGCGGTGAATTTTTCGAAATCACACATGTTCAAGCGTCATCGGCGCATATTCAGCACAACACCATGTCGCTATCGAGGTGCTATCCGGTCAATTCCATAATTCTCTCTATCGAGAGGATAAAATACTTCATCGATCGGACCGATACCGCCCACCCTAACCTGATGATACAGCTTCCCGGGAAGGCGGCTCAGGTTTATGCGGAGAATATTGAAGACCTGCAGTTCCGGTACACTATGAAAAATGGCGTCGCCGTCGATGTCCCAATAATTTCCAATGATGTAAGGGAGGTTACGGTCACGCTGGTGGGAAGAACGGCCAAACCGGACCCGGATTTCCCGAATAATCCTTATCGGCGAACCACTTTCGCCTCCAGTGTCAATGTCAGGAATCTCGATATATAGAGAAATACCAGACGGAAACCCGCCTGTGGCGGGAGACCGGCCATTATAATGAAGAAGGTGTTATATGATGAAGCTCAGGAAATTGCGTAATG is a genomic window containing:
- a CDS encoding aldehyde dehydrogenase family protein, which produces MANHYKMYLQGNWVDSENKLTVRSPYDDSLVGTTALATHADYTRAIEAAQRAFAITRELPSYKREEVCLSIAAGLEANMERFAGMLTLEVGKVCRDSVAEVKRAIGVFKVSAEEAKRIGGEIVDLDWSAGSEERLGLIRRFPLGVVAGISPFNFPLNLVAHKIAPAIASGNCIVLKPASKTPIISLLLAELIDKTDLPKGAVSILPGSAKEAAPLIEDPRVKLITFTGSPEIGWWIKEKAKDKKVVLELGGNAGVAVADDADLEFASTRLITGAFGQAGQSCISVQRIYLQEKIYDRFLEIFLPKMAGLRIGNPLEAEIDLGPMIDDESAERIECWINEAVDGGARVIAGGKRKGRVLEPTLLAEVKPDMKVCFKEAFAPLAVVFRYREFADAVREINNSEYGLQAGIFTNRLKDIFHAFKYLEVGGVMINDISTYRADHQPYGGMKKSGVGREGVRYAIEDMTEIKILGINLK
- a CDS encoding prepilin-type N-terminal cleavage/methylation domain-containing protein, translating into MMKPRKLYNDRGVSLVETLVALFMTGIVATALFGVYINQHKNWMIQGDITDTQQNARAAIDELTRQIRMAGYDLPLGLNGIEAKNTNPDTIVITYSNSGCDAPISHAMPQPSAELRCDGYDVSCFYDGQWVYIMDPDSGGGEFFEITHVQASSAHIQHNTMSLSRCYPVNSIILSIERIKYFIDRTDTAHPNLMIQLPGKAAQVYAENIEDLQFRYTMKNGVAVDVPIISNDVREVTVTLVGRTAKPDPDFPNNPYRRTTFASSVNVRNLDI